TAgtatgaaagaaagaaagaagaaagtagATAAACataagagagaagagggagcagTAACAGTAGTAACTAGTAAGAGTGAGTGAGTCACCCAGCGAGTcccaccaacaccaacaccactCCCTCACTTCCAAATTCTAAACCAAGTCATCAATCAATCATCATCTCTTCCTTATCCATCGATAACTCCAAAGCCACTCTCACCAGAAAACCAGGCCTCCATATCCACATCTGCATGCTCCCTCAATTGCCACAAACACCATAGCCAATGGGAACCGGTGCCTCCAAGGAAGGCGAAGAAGGAGGAGCCACCAACCCAGACGGCCAAGATGATACACCCGATGGCCAAGGACACGCCTCCGCTCATCACGACGGCGGCCAGCTCTACGTCTCACTTAAGATGGACAAGAACCACACCCTTACCGCCGACCTCGTTCCTCACGTGTTCGGCTCGGTTCCTCTCATCGGCTCTTGGGACCCTTCCAAGGCACTTTCCATGGAACGAGAATCTGTTTCAATGTGGGAGCTCAGCTTTGTTGTTCCACCAAATCACGGTTACCTACCTTCCTGcgcttattttttttattattatttttcttgtttgaaaatAAGTTTAGGTAGGTAGGTTAGTTGGTTGGTGGTTTCTTCTTTTCTAGGGAGAAATTATTCctgtactcttttttttctCGTAAATCGAGCCCACCCTAGCTGGCTCACTCTTATCCAATTTTAGATGAACAGAAAACATGATTTGATtgttttcaatattttttctttttattttttataaaattccagaaaataaaataagtctTTATTTTCCACTATAGTAGGACTAGTTCGATGTTGCATAATTATGTGAGGACTCATTCGTGGTAAAATGTTTGGAGGACTTATTATAAGATGAATCTTGATCAGAGCAAAAGCATTATTGGTTTTACTATGGGCAGAGAGTTTGATATGTGAATGTGTTGCAATTTTGGAAATTGTGTTGTTGGAAGAGGATGGTTGGTGTTAGTTTATGAACCTGATGTTTTGACTCTGGTTTCTGTTTGGGATTTCTAGAAACTTTGGACTTCAAGTTCCTGTTGAAGCCTAAGTACTGCAATGCGCCTTGTTTTGTTGAGGAGGGTCCAAGCCGCCAACTCATTGGGGGAGCGCTGAAAGAGGACGCCAAGCTTGCTTTGTTCAGGCTTGAAAATGATGAAGTTCTTGAGTATAAAGTATTTGTAAAAGCAGACAGGGTCTCTCCTTTTGACCTTGCAGCTAGCTGGAGGGCTTACCAGGAGAATTTTCGTCCGTCGTCTGTACGTTGGATGCCTGATGTCAGCATAAATTCGGCACCTCAGCCAGGTGGTGAGGTTAGACGTCAACTTCTGGTTttgtttatgtatttttatcCCTTGGAATACTTGGTCAGTGACATTAAAATAGAATCacctttatttttaatttgtagttTCTGTTGCTGTGTTATCTGAAGAACAAAGTGTTAATTTGCCCCCAAGCCTTAAGATATTGAATTAGGTGAACATGTTTTGCTTTGGACGTTGTACTAACTTACACTCTATCTATCATTGGATGGAGTCTAAAGTGAGGATGGAATCCTATCCAATGATGGGTGCGATACAAGTCGCCATGGTTTCCGATGTAAAATATGTAACGCTGATGTTAAGTATTTAGATGTTGTCTTATATTTCTAAACACACCTTGGTCTAGTAAATAAATGTCAACTGTTATTGCAAATAGAATGGTCGTTTTGATAGGGCATTTAAATTTCCCTTTAGTTCTTCTGATAGGCGATCTTGAAATCCAAAGCACTATTGTTGCTTCATATACTTCAACAGTTgaaaaaacatataaatatttaggatatcatatttaaattggTTGTTATCATATGTGtgtctcttcttttcttctcttatttcacCCTGTGGCTTGGATCTCTATGAAGTAAAGGTTGCCTTGTTGTCTTATGATTACTAAATATTTTAAGCTTGCTTTACTTTTTACTCTCCAGAATTGCTCTTCGGCCGGTTTAGACCTTGATCTTGAGCATTATGTTGTTCCAGCACCCTCAACTTCGGCAAATTCAGCCTTTGTATATGCAGCTAACATGACAGAGACTCCAAGGTCACTAACTAGTGGTTCATATTCCTTCAAGGATGGTGGTGCTTCTGCTGATCGCCCTACAACAATAAAGGTTTATCGTTCAAACTCACATCTTTTAAGTGTTGTTTATACTTTCTAAATGgactatttattatttaatagtaGTAGAAAACATTTCATAGGAGACTTACAAGACAAAATGCCACTTTCTGAGTCTAAGAGGGAAACATATAAGAAATTAAGCTAACATGCTATCTTGATTCTTGATACTCAACATATTAAATGTTAAATCTGATTGGTTGTGTTGATGTTCTAACCAGGAGATGGAGGTTATCGTGCCTGATTCTTCTAAGGCCTTTCCAACTTCTGGAATGGTTGAGTCCAAGTCAGTGGGATCGTATTCGCCTCTGCAAAGGCAAGAGAGTCAGAGGGGGCTTTTTGTTGATAGGGGTGTTGGATccccaagactcataaaatctTCTAGTTCTAAtatcttcactcatgatcttaaTTTAGATAATGATACCAAGGTTTGTATAAATAACTTCCACTTATTGTATACTATTCAAACTTGTTTGATGCGAACCAACTTATATTGCATGTTCACCCTTTCTTGTTCATTGATAGAATTCAATGCCAGCCGCTGCTGGAGCTGTTGCAGCTGCGGCTGTTGCCGACCAGATGCTGGGTCCCAAGGAGGATAGACATTTGGCGATTATCCTGGTATACTCTAATACTCTGTCATGATAAGTTATTACtcactaatttttatattcGTAGTTGTTCTTTGTCACtacttttcatttttatttcataGTTGTAAATTAATTGAGACTAAGTCAAGTATATACATTGAAAGTTGGAAGTTAGAAATACCTGGAAAAATGGTCATATTTCCCTTTAGTTAATCTAACTAGTAAATTAAAATTGTGACAATAATTGTTCTATTTtctatcttctttcttttgcatAGGTAGGTCTGCCAGCGCGAGGTAAAACATTCACTGCAGCTAAACTTACAAGATATCTTCGTTGGTTAGGTCATAATACCAAACACTTCAATGTTGGAAAGGTTGTTACATTCTTAAAATCACCTTTTAACATTGATATAACATTTACCATGTGGAAATTTGGAAACACGTAAAGATAGTTAACATACTTACTTTTGGATGTTGCAGTATCGTCGCCTTAAGCATGGAGCTAATCAGGtatactttatttatttgcatagtTGCAACTATTAAATAGTCTATGCTTCTGATATAAAGATTATCTTCAGAACTTTATTATGCACTGCATGTTTTTCTACTGGTAGTTATATCCCTCATTGCATTGTAAACCAATTATCATGAGATCAATGTGGTTCATGCTAGAATGAAGAATTTGCAGTTGAAAATTATTCCAAAGCAGTATCCTAGAATTCAATATCTGATGCTTTTAATGATTTAATCACATTTGtctttaaaaaattcaataagTGAATTGAGCTCTTAGAGGATTATGGTGATGCAGTAGGCTTGGAGATTATTCCAACAAGTTTATAAATAAGATGAAATTGGAAAGCATTGAATGAACTGTATAGCAGTCAACTAAATTCTGAAGGTGGGCCAAAACCATAAGAATGAAGTTTTTAACTATAAAGTCTGAACATTGATACTTTATTACATTCCCTTGTACTTTTGAGGGTCGTAAGATTCTCAGTATTACCACATCATGTGGTTATAATGGGACAGTGAaaacttgatttctttcccttGAAATCATGATGTTGCACTAGCCCATCATATTTTATAGTTTAACCGTTTAGTTCACGTGATATTATTTTGCAGTCCGCAGATTTCTTTGCAGCTGATAATCCTGAAGGTGTGGAAGCACGTAATGAGGTACTGCGGatttctttaattattattattggactATTGGAGTAGAGTTGTAAACTAACTGTGAGCCAGTAAAACCTATAGCTTATACATTGCattataactttttaatttttagttggAATTATGACATTATTGCTTCTATAATTTGTTGAATTTAGTTCCAATTAACTGTCTTATTTCTTAAAACTTGCATATTTAACTAGAAATGcttttaattatgtattatttcAAGAAAACTTATTAAATGTTGTTCTTCTGAATCACACACAACATCATGTGTTGAATAAATTAATCAGAGTTTGTTGATCTAAGTGATTCCTAAGTACAGAATGGTTCAGGAACTCAGCCAGGATTGAGAAGTGTGAGATAGGTTGAAATAGTGTGTTAGGATTTTGGAGTCTTAGGATACCCTTAGGTAGCTAGTtatagttagttagttagttacaATTGGTGAGTTATTGCCTTAGTggttagtataaatagaaggaACAGGGTTGAACAAAGGATGTCCAGTCATTTGGAATAGTTTGGGAGAGAAGGGGACTCTAAAGTATCCTTGGAGATAGTAAAATCACTTCTATAAAATTAAGGATTCAGTCATTCAATAAACATTTACTTTGCAATTCATCCTATTACTGGTACGAGTTCCTAGTTCTAACATAGTGTAATCCTTGGGCCTCTCCACATGGATAATGTCACAATCTAATAGGGTAACATCATTTTGATTGATAAAAGGTTGAAACAAAATCATGCATTACAATGTTAAGATCTTGTTACTCTTATTTAAAGTGCTACTTCTGACATTTTGCTTATTGAGCTACTATATTAGAAGCAACACCACGGCACAAATGTAGAGTGAGATAAAAAAGGAAAGTTCATAGTGATAGATGTTAATCTGTTACAACTATCTTACCCTTTTAACATAATGCTAATGCTATTCTGATATTTCATTTATAATGGATGATACTGGCGATGTTGACACCATGTTGACCTTTCTCTGTGTAAATAGTTTTAATATATCACGTGCCACTAGGTAGCAGCGCTGGCATTTGAAGATATGGTATCTTGGATGCACGAAGGTGGTCAGGTAAGATCATTTTGCTGCATCTTTTGGTTACTAATTATGCTTTCTTTCATCTATTTGCATAAAGTTTAACTTCGGTTTAGGTGGGGATATTTGATGCCACAAATAGTAACAAGAGGCGAAGAAACATGCTGATGAAATTAGCTGAAGGAAGATGCAAGGTAGTCACAGACAGGTGTTGTAATTATAATTTTGCAGAGTTATATGCTTATCCTGATTCATTTATGTTTCCATTGCAGATTATCTTCCTGGAAACAATATGTAATGATGTAAACATAATCGAAAGGAATATACGTCTTAAAATTCAGCAAAGTCCTGACTATGCAGAAGAGTAATGTTTCATTTATAATTTTGCATCTTAAAATGGAAGATTTACCTTAGTGGTTGATGTGGATACATATACAATTAACTTCATTTTGCAGGCCGGATTTTCAGGCTGGATTGCAAGACTTCAAAAACCGTCTGGCCAATTATGAGAAGGCAAGTGATTACAAAGTAGTTTTAATGATTGTTTTGTGTGagctttttttttccttaaatAATGTTTATTTTCATATTATTAGGTTTATGAGCCAGTAGAAGAAGGATCTTACATAAAAATGATTGATATGGTCAGTGGACATGGTGGGCAAATACAAGTAAGTTCGGTTACTTCAATGTTTTTGTTGATCCTATTATGCATTGAACATAACCTTTCGGTACAGTTGATCATCTTGATAGTTCGTGTCAGAATCCGCATATGAAATTTGGTAGCATGATTTAACATCAAACAAGAAATTCTTGATGTGATCAGTACAAAGTTGCAAA
Above is a genomic segment from Arachis stenosperma cultivar V10309 chromosome 1, arast.V10309.gnm1.PFL2, whole genome shotgun sequence containing:
- the LOC130965542 gene encoding 6-phosphofructo-2-kinase/fructose-2,6-bisphosphatase isoform X2, coding for MGTGASKEGEEGGATNPDGQDDTPDGQGHASAHHDGGQLYVSLKMDKNHTLTADLVPHVFGSVPLIGSWDPSKALSMERESVSMWELSFVVPPNHETLDFKFLLKPKYCNAPCFVEEGPSRQLIGGALKEDAKLALFRLENDEVLEYKVFVKADRVSPFDLAASWRAYQENFRPSSVRWMPDVSINSAPQPGGENCSSAGLDLDLEHYVVPAPSTSANSAFVYAANMTETPRSLTSGSYSFKDGGASADRPTTIKEMEVIVPDSSKAFPTSGMVESKSVGSYSPLQRQESQRGLFVDRGVGSPRLIKSSSSNIFTHDLNLDNDTKNSMPAAAGAVAAAAVADQMLGPKEDRHLAIILVGLPARGKTFTAAKLTRYLRWLGHNTKHFNVGKYRRLKHGANQSADFFAADNPEGVEARNEVAALAFEDMVSWMHEGGQVGIFDATNSNKRRRNMLMKLAEGRCKIIFLETICNDVNIIERNIRLKIQQSPDYAEEPDFQAGLQDFKNRLANYEKVYEPVEEGSYIKMIDMVSGHGGQIQVNNISGYLPGRIVFFLVNTHLTPRPILLTRHGESQDNVRGRIGGDAALSEAGELYKKKLANFVGKRLKSERAASIWTSTLQRTILTASPIVGFPKIQWRALDEINAGVCDGMTYEEIKKNMPEEYESRKKDKLRYRYPRGESYLDVIQRLEPVIIELERQRAPVVVISHQAVLRALYAYFADRPLQEIPHIEVPLHTIIEIQMGVTGVQEKRYKLMD
- the LOC130965542 gene encoding 6-phosphofructo-2-kinase/fructose-2,6-bisphosphatase isoform X1, with amino-acid sequence MGTGASKEGEEGGATNPDGQDDTPDGQGHASAHHDGGQLYVSLKMDKNHTLTADLVPHVFGSVPLIGSWDPSKALSMERESVSMWELSFVVPPNHETLDFKFLLKPKYCNAPCFVEEGPSRQLIGGALKEDAKLALFRLENDEVLEYKVFVKADRVSPFDLAASWRAYQENFRPSSVRWMPDVSINSAPQPGGENCSSAGLDLDLEHYVVPAPSTSANSAFVYAANMTETPRSLTSGSYSFKDGGASADRPTTIKEMEVIVPDSSKAFPTSGMVESKSVGSYSPLQRQESQRGLFVDRGVGSPRLIKSSSSNIFTHDLNLDNDTKNSMPAAAGAVAAAAVADQMLGPKEDRHLAIILVGLPARGKTFTAAKLTRYLRWLGHNTKHFNVGKYRRLKHGANQSADFFAADNPEGVEARNEVAALAFEDMVSWMHEGGQVGIFDATNSNKRRRNMLMKLAEGRCKIIFLETICNDVNIIERNIRLKIQQSPDYAEEPDFQAGLQDFKNRLANYEKVYEPVEEGSYIKMIDMVSGHGGQIQVNNISGYLPGRIVFFLVNTHLTPRPILLTRHGESQDNVRGRIGGDAALSEAGELYKKKLANFVGKRLKSERAASIWTSTLQRTILTASPIVGFPKIQWRALDEINAGVCDGMTYEEIKKNMPEEYDRSRKKDKLRYRYPRGESYLDVIQRLEPVIIELERQRAPVVVISHQAVLRALYAYFADRPLQEIPHIEVPLHTIIEIQMGVTGVQEKRYKLMD